In one window of bacterium DNA:
- a CDS encoding NAD(P)-dependent oxidoreductase, protein MKIAVTGGTGFIGSHFVEALLARGDSVRILTRDKVASSSGVATQTTSQSPQKVYISCNYDRIDSISSAIDGCDWVIHLAAALRATNQSQLPAINRKSTENLLTAIQTRSVPPKLLLCSSQAAAGPARRSVPLTDDDPAQPISWYGKSKRAQEEVVLAAGNSLWWTVLRPPAVFGPREKDIFVFFRVLSRGWSTRIGNVKRQFSWIYVTDFIEAILSVMDSDACRNQINFVKSGDTDWEEFRAAAAEALQVKYRVVTMPETFAKLVANFSEFATNFTGKPALLNRDKILELSYSDWRCDDTAFRHLTGLTNRTSLKIALQETIDWYRMEKWL, encoded by the coding sequence GTGAAAATTGCCGTGACAGGCGGCACCGGATTTATCGGCTCCCACTTTGTCGAAGCATTGCTCGCACGCGGTGATTCCGTACGAATTCTTACCCGCGATAAAGTTGCCAGTTCGTCCGGAGTTGCAACGCAAACGACTTCGCAGTCCCCACAAAAAGTATACATTTCCTGCAATTACGATAGGATTGATTCGATTTCAAGCGCCATCGACGGATGCGATTGGGTGATTCATTTGGCAGCGGCGTTGCGTGCAACCAATCAATCGCAGCTCCCGGCGATCAATCGTAAGAGTACAGAAAATCTCCTTACTGCTATCCAAACCAGATCGGTTCCACCAAAACTATTACTGTGCTCATCGCAAGCGGCGGCTGGTCCTGCCCGACGAAGCGTACCACTTACTGACGACGATCCGGCGCAACCGATAAGCTGGTATGGCAAATCGAAACGGGCGCAGGAAGAAGTAGTACTTGCTGCGGGTAATTCACTCTGGTGGACAGTATTACGACCGCCAGCGGTGTTTGGACCCCGGGAAAAAGACATTTTCGTGTTCTTTCGGGTATTGTCCCGTGGCTGGTCAACCCGAATTGGCAATGTAAAGCGACAATTTAGTTGGATCTATGTGACCGACTTTATCGAAGCGATTCTATCAGTGATGGATTCCGACGCTTGCCGCAACCAAATCAATTTTGTGAAGTCGGGCGACACCGATTGGGAAGAATTCCGGGCTGCCGCTGCCGAAGCGCTGCAAGTTAAGTATCGCGTCGTCACAATGCCGGAAACCTTTGCGAAATTGGTCGCGAATTTCAGTGAATTTGCAACGAACTTTACCGGAAAACCGGCGTTACTGAATCGCGACAAAATTTTGGAGTTATCTTACAGCGATTGGCGATGCGACGATACCGCGTTTCGCCATCTTACTGGATTGACGAACCGCACGTCCCTGAAAATTGCGTTGCAGGAAACGATTGATTGGTATCGAATGGAAAAGTGGTTATGA
- a CDS encoding N-acetyltransferase has translation MSTIEIIPVERPVEDRAFVELGFRLNAKYPQFANQLQSDVLKVLDRTANPFWQRAERQLFLAKKDGELVGRIAAIDNHAHNECHDENVGHWGYFECTDNQEVANALFHAAEQWVLQRGRDKILGPMNPSTNDECGMLIDAFDQPPVIMMTWNPEYYLKLVENAGHTKAKDLYAWWFVQANVSERYRRGAELIQRRTKAVIRSLNMDRFEEDVALVKTIYNMAWEKNWGFFPMTDAEMNHLAKALKPIVVPDLCIFAFIDDKPVGFSLTLPDYYQAMRYIRDGKLMPFGWLKLLWHIKVAKTITQLRMLVMGILPEYRSRGIDVLLYHAAIEAANRLGYQAAELSWILEDNTMMNQILENLNAKLYKRYRIYTKDLR, from the coding sequence ATGAGTACTATCGAAATCATTCCTGTAGAACGCCCGGTCGAGGATCGGGCGTTTGTCGAACTGGGGTTTCGCTTAAATGCGAAGTATCCTCAGTTCGCCAATCAGTTGCAATCGGATGTACTAAAAGTACTTGACCGCACTGCGAATCCTTTTTGGCAACGGGCGGAGCGCCAACTCTTTCTCGCCAAGAAAGACGGCGAACTGGTCGGACGAATTGCCGCAATCGATAACCATGCTCATAACGAATGTCACGATGAGAATGTCGGACATTGGGGTTACTTCGAGTGTACTGACAATCAGGAAGTTGCAAACGCGCTGTTTCACGCGGCAGAACAATGGGTGTTACAGCGGGGACGCGACAAGATTCTCGGCCCGATGAATCCCTCCACCAATGACGAGTGTGGCATGCTGATCGATGCCTTTGATCAACCGCCCGTTATCATGATGACATGGAATCCGGAATACTATCTCAAGTTGGTGGAAAATGCCGGTCACACGAAGGCAAAAGATTTGTACGCCTGGTGGTTTGTGCAAGCCAACGTTTCCGAACGATACCGCCGCGGCGCTGAGCTAATTCAACGGCGTACAAAGGCGGTTATCCGCTCGCTTAACATGGATCGATTTGAAGAAGATGTCGCGTTAGTTAAGACGATTTATAATATGGCATGGGAAAAAAACTGGGGTTTCTTCCCAATGACCGATGCTGAGATGAACCATCTCGCGAAAGCATTGAAACCAATTGTCGTACCCGACCTTTGCATTTTCGCCTTTATCGACGATAAACCCGTTGGTTTCTCATTAACGCTTCCCGACTACTACCAAGCGATGAGATATATCCGCGATGGAAAACTGATGCCATTCGGTTGGTTGAAACTGCTGTGGCATATCAAAGTCGCCAAGACCATCACTCAGTTACGAATGTTGGTGATGGGAATACTGCCGGAGTATCGCAGCCGCGGTATTGATGTGCTGCTCTATCATGCGGCGATTGAAGCCGCAAATCGATTGGGTTACCAAGCTGCCGAACTCTCATGGATTCTCGAAGACAATACGATGATGAATCAAATCCTCGAGAATCTCAATGCGAAATTGTATAAACGGTATCGGATTTACACCAAGGATTTGCGGTGA